The Pan troglodytes isolate AG18354 chromosome 1, NHGRI_mPanTro3-v2.0_pri, whole genome shotgun sequence genome includes a region encoding these proteins:
- the CREG1 gene encoding protein CREG1, whose amino-acid sequence MAGLSRGSARALLAALLASTLLALLVSPARGRGGRDHGDWDEASRLPPLPPREDAARVARFVTHVSDWGALATISTLEAVRGRPFADVLSLSDGPPGAGSGVPYFYLSPLQLSVSNLQENPYATLTMTLAQTNFCKKHGFDPQSPLCVHIMLSGTVTKVNETEMDIAKHSLFIRHPEMKTWPSSHNWFFAKLNITNIWVLDYFGGPKIVTPEEYYNVTVQ is encoded by the exons ATGGCCGGGCTATCCCGCGGGTCCGCGCGCGCACTGCTCGCCGCCCTGCTGGCGTCGACGCTGTTGGCGCTGCTCGTGTCGCCCGCGCGGGGTCGCGGCGGCCGGGACCACGGGGACTGGGACGAGGCCTCCCGGCTGCCGCCGCTACCACCCCGCGAGGACGCAGCGCGCGTGGCCCGCTTCGTGACGCACGTCTCCGACTGGGGCGCTCTGGCCACCATCTCCACGCTGGAGGCGGTGCGCGGCCGGCCCTTCGCCGACGTCCTCTCGCTCAGCGACGGGCCCCCGGGCGCGGGCAGCGGCGTGCCCTACTTCTACCTGAGCCCGCTGCAGCTCTCCGTGAGCAACCTGCAG GAGAATCCATATGCTACACTGACCATGACTTTGGCACAGACCAACTTCTGCAAGAAACATGGATTTGATCCACAAAGTCCCCTTTGTGTTCACATAATGCTGTCAGGAACTGTGACCAAG GTGAATGAAACAGAAATGGATATTGCAAAGCATTCGTTATTCATTCGACACCCTGAGATGAAAACCTGGCCTTCCAGCCATAATTGGTTCTTTGCTAAGTTGAATATAACCAATATCTGGGTCCTGGACTACTTTGGTGGACCAAAAATCGTGACACCAGAAGAATATTATAATGTCACAGTTCA GTGA